From one Verrucomicrobiales bacterium genomic stretch:
- a CDS encoding transposase, giving the protein MRTKTKRDRRTRYPQHQIESLLQEFTASGLSVRRFALQHDLCPATLSRC; this is encoded by the coding sequence ATGAGAACCAAAACCAAGCGCGACCGACGCACCCGGTATCCCCAACATCAAATTGAAAGCCTGCTCCAAGAGTTCACGGCATCCGGACTATCGGTCCGACGATTTGCTCTTCAGCATGATCTTTGTCCGGCCACGCTGAGCCGATGCTGA
- a CDS encoding HlyC/CorC family transporter, protein MGLLAYFIILGISVCAAASFFFALAETAIFALGKSRARQMADAQRPGADRLVRLLERPVDLLATIVLGNTIANAAIVALALAPVLRGDWPLGQTLLGVLLTIVFLCEVFPKTLAIRAPERWAVWVGRPMIWLEAGSLSIQRVFQGINERILALAVPKSIKPQNTLTDEDYHELLDMAFQQGALAQREKEIILQIIGLDQKTARDVMRPRTGMAAIPDDLSVAEMIEAARVSKRRRLPIYDQTPDTIVGILDTQKLLLDPEADLAEAIEFPSFVPESMNLLKLLQSLQRQQRGLAVVLDEFGGTAGIVRLEDILSEVVGPIRAEGDAQGFVMEKLGRGQWRVNGTMRLDDFRREYPDLGEVDEVDTMGGLVVRLMEVVPVMGQSVRFRGLKLTVRMADERRVKELLVEEVRKGA, encoded by the coding sequence ATGGGGCTATTGGCCTATTTCATCATCCTTGGCATTTCGGTTTGCGCCGCGGCGAGCTTCTTCTTTGCACTCGCCGAGACCGCTATCTTTGCCCTGGGCAAATCGCGCGCCCGTCAAATGGCCGATGCGCAACGTCCCGGGGCCGATCGACTTGTCCGACTGCTGGAGCGCCCGGTCGATCTTCTGGCGACCATCGTTCTGGGGAACACCATTGCTAACGCCGCCATCGTTGCTTTGGCCTTGGCGCCGGTTCTCCGAGGGGATTGGCCTTTGGGGCAAACCCTGCTTGGCGTTCTGTTGACGATTGTTTTCCTTTGTGAAGTCTTTCCCAAGACCCTGGCCATCCGGGCTCCGGAACGGTGGGCGGTGTGGGTTGGTCGGCCGATGATCTGGCTGGAGGCGGGAAGTCTCTCGATCCAACGCGTCTTCCAGGGGATCAACGAAAGAATTCTGGCATTAGCGGTTCCGAAATCCATCAAGCCACAGAATACGCTTACAGACGAGGATTACCACGAGTTGCTGGATATGGCCTTCCAGCAGGGTGCGCTCGCTCAGCGGGAGAAGGAGATCATCCTGCAAATCATTGGGCTGGATCAAAAGACGGCTCGCGATGTGATGCGCCCCCGTACCGGAATGGCTGCCATTCCGGATGATCTCAGCGTGGCGGAAATGATTGAGGCGGCCCGGGTTTCCAAGAGGAGGCGACTGCCCATCTACGACCAGACTCCCGACACCATCGTAGGCATCCTTGATACGCAAAAGCTGCTTTTGGATCCGGAGGCTGACTTGGCGGAGGCCATCGAGTTTCCCTCCTTCGTCCCCGAAAGCATGAACCTGTTGAAGCTCCTGCAGAGCCTGCAACGGCAGCAGCGCGGACTGGCCGTTGTGCTGGATGAGTTTGGCGGGACGGCGGGTATCGTCCGGCTGGAGGATATTCTGAGCGAAGTGGTCGGTCCGATTCGAGCGGAGGGCGATGCGCAGGGTTTCGTCATGGAGAAGCTGGGGCGCGGCCAATGGCGGGTGAACGGCACGATGCGGCTGGATGATTTTCGGCGGGAGTACCCCGACTTGGGCGAAGTGGATGAAGTAGACACGATGGGAGGGTTGGTGGTTCGTTTGATGGAGGTTGTGCCAGTCATGGGACAGAGCGTCCGCTTTCGAGGTTTGAAACTGACCGTGCGCATGGCGGATGAAAGGCGAGTCAAGGAGCTGCTGGTTGAGGAAGTGAGGAAGGGCGCATGA
- a CDS encoding DUF21 domain-containing protein, with translation MNTPFVLFSLVASLSISFLMSGMEAGVFAMSRLRIRQQVRSGNPRAAALLRYLEHPEHFLWTILVGNTVANLAAVSLVVLSLHEWAWLAARPVLFWTTIAIVALLFYSLCDLLPKMLFRTYPNRLCMRLAVPFHIIDWFMSPLVWAVGLFSRILLRWTGGARFTGHLFGNRDELRMLMQETGQALSSEERTMINRVLDLQNRSLSEIVVPFDRVSMLPLDATVGQLLALRRERGFSRYPIFRESGGKRSVVGFVNCKRVLYEVDLNPARPLGEFLKPSLFLDGVLRLDVAMRQMQRSGQRLAIVLGPEQQELGIVSLTDILQTIFGEVRL, from the coding sequence ATGAATACTCCCTTTGTTCTCTTTTCACTGGTGGCGAGCCTGTCCATTTCCTTTTTGATGTCCGGCATGGAGGCGGGGGTGTTTGCGATGAGCCGGCTGCGGATCCGGCAGCAAGTTCGCTCCGGAAACCCCCGCGCGGCGGCGTTGCTTCGTTATCTGGAACATCCGGAGCACTTTTTGTGGACCATTTTGGTGGGCAATACCGTTGCCAATCTGGCTGCCGTGTCGCTGGTGGTTCTGAGTTTGCACGAGTGGGCCTGGCTGGCCGCCCGTCCGGTTCTTTTTTGGACCACCATCGCGATCGTCGCGTTGCTCTTCTACAGCCTGTGCGATCTGTTGCCCAAGATGTTGTTCCGCACCTACCCCAACCGGCTGTGCATGCGCCTGGCCGTCCCTTTTCATATCATCGACTGGTTCATGAGCCCGCTGGTGTGGGCGGTGGGGCTGTTCTCCAGGATTCTTCTGCGGTGGACAGGCGGCGCACGCTTTACGGGGCACTTGTTTGGAAACCGGGATGAGCTGCGGATGCTGATGCAGGAGACTGGCCAGGCCTTGAGTTCCGAAGAGCGGACTATGATTAACCGAGTGTTGGATCTGCAGAATCGCTCGCTCTCGGAGATCGTAGTGCCCTTCGACAGGGTGTCGATGTTGCCGCTGGATGCCACCGTTGGACAGTTGTTGGCTTTGCGCCGGGAGCGGGGATTCAGTCGATATCCCATCTTTCGTGAGAGCGGTGGAAAACGCAGCGTTGTGGGATTCGTAAACTGCAAGCGTGTCCTTTATGAGGTGGACCTCAATCCGGCCCGCCCGCTGGGGGAGTTCCTGAAGCCGTCTCTGTTCCTCGACGGCGTTCTGCGGCTGGATGTCGCCATGCGTCAGATGCAGCGCAGCGGGCAGCGCTTGGCGATCGTGTTGGGGCCCGAGCAACAGGAGTTGGGCATCGTGAGCCTGACAGACATCCTGCAAACCATTTTTGGGGAGGTGCGGCTTTGA
- a CDS encoding HlyC/CorC family transporter, which translates to MDSVEPSLIPLLWKMLLVAVLVFLNGFFVAAEFALVKIRDSQLDPLIAKGNRRAKIARKILENLDASLSACQLGITLASLALGWVGEPVFAALLHPILDLVGMESERVRHWTSVAVGFSALTFLHIVAGEQAPKWLAIQRPLPTSLWVVQPLQLFHRISYPFIWLLNHASLWLLGRLGLQPVSESEMAHSDDELRLLFAEAQKHRGTSALGRTIVMNALDLRHRVAREVMRPRSEIVGLSTDLNLAQCFELADTTRFSRFPLCEEGDLDRTLGVVHIKDLYSLRTQEGTGWELKKVVRKIVYIPETARLESLLQIFLERKLHLAIVVDEYGGSVGMVTLENILEELVGQIQDEFDVEKPLVVQLGVNAWEIQGQLPLHDFSDLVGEPVEGEDVTTTSGWITQKLGGFPRRGDVVRLGAYDIQVEDADGRLVSRLTLKKRAGD; encoded by the coding sequence ATGGACTCCGTGGAACCCAGTTTGATCCCGCTTCTCTGGAAGATGCTGTTGGTGGCGGTTCTTGTCTTCCTGAATGGATTTTTTGTCGCGGCGGAATTCGCGCTGGTCAAAATCCGTGACTCGCAGTTGGATCCGCTGATTGCCAAGGGGAACCGCCGCGCGAAGATCGCCCGGAAGATTCTGGAGAATCTGGATGCCTCCCTGAGTGCCTGCCAACTCGGCATCACGCTGGCCAGTCTGGCTCTGGGATGGGTAGGGGAGCCTGTGTTCGCTGCCTTGCTTCACCCGATCTTGGATCTCGTGGGGATGGAGTCGGAGCGGGTGCGGCATTGGACCTCCGTTGCGGTGGGGTTCAGTGCGCTGACGTTTCTGCATATCGTGGCCGGCGAGCAGGCTCCGAAGTGGCTGGCCATCCAGCGCCCACTGCCCACCTCCCTGTGGGTGGTGCAGCCGCTTCAGCTGTTTCATCGCATCTCCTACCCTTTCATTTGGCTATTGAATCATGCCTCGCTGTGGCTGTTGGGGCGTTTGGGGCTTCAGCCGGTGTCGGAGTCGGAGATGGCGCATTCCGACGACGAACTGCGGCTACTTTTTGCGGAGGCGCAGAAGCATCGCGGCACCTCAGCCCTGGGACGGACCATTGTGATGAATGCCCTCGACCTGCGGCACCGCGTGGCGCGCGAGGTGATGAGACCCCGGTCCGAGATCGTCGGGCTGAGCACGGATCTAAATCTGGCCCAGTGCTTTGAATTGGCCGACACAACCCGGTTTTCCCGGTTTCCGCTCTGCGAGGAAGGGGATCTCGATCGCACGCTTGGAGTGGTGCATATCAAGGATCTGTACAGCCTCCGCACCCAGGAGGGCACCGGCTGGGAGTTGAAGAAGGTGGTCCGTAAGATTGTCTACATTCCCGAGACCGCCCGGCTGGAGAGCCTCCTGCAGATCTTTCTGGAGCGAAAGCTGCATCTGGCAATCGTGGTGGATGAGTACGGCGGGTCGGTGGGTATGGTGACCCTGGAGAATATTTTGGAAGAGTTGGTCGGCCAAATTCAGGATGAGTTCGACGTCGAGAAGCCGCTGGTCGTGCAGCTCGGGGTCAACGCCTGGGAGATTCAAGGCCAGCTTCCGTTGCACGACTTTTCCGATCTGGTGGGCGAGCCGGTGGAGGGGGAGGACGTGACGACCACCAGCGGGTGGATCACTCAGAAATTGGGTGGGTTCCCCCGTCGGGGCGACGTGGTTCGCTTGGGGGCATACGATATTCAGGTGGAGGATGCGGACGGGCGCTTGGTGTCGCGACTCACACTGAAGAAGCGCGCTGGGGATTGA
- a CDS encoding transposase, with amino-acid sequence MARKLRIQFPGALYHIVNRGDRSEPIVRDDTDRERFIETLAQACQKTGWRVDAYCLLTDHFHLVVQTPEPNLVDGMKWFLGTYTARFNRRHATGGHLFNGRYKSQVLDSGDLALRMQAIDYLHLNPVRTGDVSEGNPLASFRWSSFPSYLAGGGSRPGWLEVSHVLAHLQEPDDSDGWKSLEARTEALRAEARAERWAIFRRGWYLGCDSFRRQLLDHLGGLRDDKSTGLVWRASAEQQAEKVIQRTLQHLGWQESDLTQRAKTDREKVFIAREIRKETTLPLTWIAARLSMGSRNTLRNSLAFADRAPAASASTSPFRSTQPPVKPRLPRPTRLPDLAPPPAAATSEQSFQVEPGWD; translated from the coding sequence GTGGCGCGCAAGCTCAGAATTCAGTTTCCGGGGGCTCTCTATCACATCGTGAACCGAGGAGACCGGTCCGAGCCCATTGTTCGCGACGACACGGATCGGGAGCGCTTCATTGAGACTTTGGCGCAGGCCTGCCAGAAAACGGGATGGCGCGTTGACGCCTATTGCCTTCTCACCGACCACTTTCATTTGGTGGTGCAGACTCCGGAACCCAATTTAGTGGATGGCATGAAGTGGTTCCTGGGTACTTACACTGCCCGGTTCAACCGTCGACATGCCACGGGCGGGCATCTTTTCAATGGCCGATACAAGTCCCAGGTGTTGGATTCCGGGGATCTGGCGCTGCGTATGCAGGCGATTGACTATCTGCATCTGAATCCGGTCCGGACCGGTGATGTCAGCGAGGGGAACCCGCTGGCCTCGTTCCGCTGGAGCAGTTTCCCGAGCTACCTGGCTGGTGGTGGCTCTCGTCCCGGCTGGCTGGAGGTTTCCCACGTGTTGGCCCATCTGCAAGAGCCAGATGATTCTGATGGCTGGAAGAGTTTGGAGGCCCGCACGGAGGCGTTGCGCGCTGAGGCTCGCGCAGAACGGTGGGCAATCTTTCGGCGGGGATGGTATCTCGGATGCGATTCCTTTCGCCGTCAGCTTCTCGATCATCTGGGCGGGCTTCGCGATGACAAGTCGACGGGCTTGGTCTGGCGAGCTTCGGCCGAACAACAAGCGGAAAAAGTGATCCAGCGGACCCTTCAGCACTTGGGCTGGCAGGAGTCGGATTTGACCCAGCGGGCCAAGACCGATCGGGAGAAAGTTTTCATTGCTCGCGAGATTCGCAAGGAAACGACTCTCCCGCTGACCTGGATCGCCGCACGGCTGTCCATGGGAAGTCGAAACACCCTGCGCAACTCGTTGGCCTTTGCCGATCGTGCGCCGGCAGCGTCTGCTTCTACCTCTCCGTTTCGGTCGACTCAGCCCCCCGTGAAGCCGCGTTTGCCGCGCCCGACCAGGTTACCAGACTTGGCCCCTCCTCCGGCGGCGGCAACTTCGGAACAGTCTTTTCAGGTGGAGCCGGGCTGGGACTGA
- the queD gene encoding 6-carboxytetrahydropterin synthase QueD: MKLELRKSFQFEAAHRLPQLPPDHKCHRLHGHSFQMEVVVEGECDPRMGWVMDYAEISAAVKPLWERLDHYYLNDVPGLENPTSENIAKWLWDHLKPVLPLLKEIVVAETCTAKCVYRG; this comes from the coding sequence ATGAAACTCGAGCTACGAAAATCGTTTCAGTTTGAAGCCGCGCATCGGCTTCCTCAACTGCCGCCTGACCACAAATGCCATCGTCTGCACGGACACAGCTTCCAGATGGAAGTGGTCGTCGAGGGAGAATGCGACCCTCGAATGGGCTGGGTCATGGACTATGCCGAGATCTCCGCCGCGGTGAAGCCTCTCTGGGAACGTCTGGACCACTATTATCTCAATGACGTGCCTGGCCTGGAGAACCCCACCAGCGAGAACATTGCCAAGTGGCTCTGGGACCACCTCAAGCCGGTGCTGCCGCTCCTCAAGGAAATCGTAGTGGCAGAGACGTGCACCGCCAAATGCGTTTACCGCGGCTAG
- a CDS encoding orotate phosphoribosyltransferase, with amino-acid sequence MTNSEAFQLFRETGALLEGHFILRSGLHSRQFFQCALALQQMPIVEKFGAALADRVRALGATTVIAPAMGGLVIGQEVARQLKLRFIFVEKEEGKLVLRRGFQISPGEKLLVVEDVVTKGGRVQETIDIVKQHQGVVAGVAMLVDRSTEALPLGAPAISLIKLQVETYDPQQLPPDLAATPAVKPGSK; translated from the coding sequence ATGACGAACTCTGAAGCTTTTCAACTCTTTCGGGAAACCGGAGCCCTGCTCGAGGGGCATTTCATTCTTCGCAGCGGGCTGCACAGCCGCCAGTTTTTCCAATGTGCGCTGGCTCTTCAACAGATGCCCATTGTAGAAAAATTCGGGGCGGCTCTCGCCGATCGAGTGCGCGCCTTGGGGGCAACCACGGTGATTGCCCCCGCCATGGGCGGCTTGGTCATCGGCCAGGAAGTGGCGCGGCAACTCAAGCTCCGTTTCATCTTCGTGGAGAAGGAGGAGGGCAAGCTGGTGCTGCGACGCGGGTTCCAGATCTCCCCGGGTGAGAAACTGCTGGTGGTGGAGGATGTGGTCACCAAGGGGGGGCGGGTGCAGGAGACGATCGACATCGTCAAGCAGCATCAGGGAGTGGTCGCTGGGGTAGCGATGTTGGTGGACCGATCTACGGAGGCGCTGCCGCTAGGGGCTCCGGCGATCAGCCTCATCAAGCTGCAAGTTGAGACGTATGACCCACAGCAGCTCCCGCCGGACCTCGCGGCTACTCCGGCGGTGAAGCCGGGCAGCAAATAG
- a CDS encoding MBOAT family protein has protein sequence MLFNSLVFFALLLPLLGCYWLSRSQTVRLGLLFVGSLVFYGYHHWPSVFLLLFTIGFNYQLGKWQARARSGRLLALAIAINLSLIFWFKYASFVAENANAVLGWFGASLHVPRVPAFLPLGISFFTFQVVAYQVDIYRREIEAESSLLRFAVFKSFFPQLIAGPIVRAVDFLPQLREPLRFKPADFHQGLWLLLAGMGLKIGVADVLAQFANEAFRSPATLSTSGAWTGLYAFGFQLYADFWGYSTMAVGLAALFGLTLPLNFDTPYLSSSLQEFWRRWHITLSVWFRDYVYIPFGGNRRRRDFNLLLTMALAGLWHGAGWPFLLWGVAHGLWLIGERRWGRPATVPSGPGWRWLKTLLVFHGVCLLWVLFRSPDLTVARAYYSRLLLPPFTFSSVPSVLSAWLVVFALAQWPLAWTLKDRRFVEMRLRYQWPLAWACLYFILAYAGARVDFIYFTF, from the coding sequence ATGCTGTTCAACTCGCTCGTCTTTTTTGCTCTGCTTCTCCCGCTGCTTGGGTGCTACTGGCTCTCGCGAAGCCAGACCGTTCGCCTGGGCCTCCTGTTTGTGGGATCGCTGGTTTTTTACGGATACCACCATTGGCCCAGCGTGTTTCTGCTGTTGTTCACCATCGGGTTCAATTACCAGCTCGGGAAATGGCAGGCGCGCGCACGATCGGGTCGGCTCCTGGCGTTGGCTATCGCCATCAACTTGTCCCTCATCTTTTGGTTCAAATACGCCTCGTTCGTTGCGGAGAACGCCAACGCGGTGCTGGGTTGGTTCGGAGCCTCGTTGCACGTGCCCCGAGTGCCGGCGTTCCTCCCTCTGGGCATCTCGTTTTTCACCTTTCAGGTGGTGGCGTATCAGGTCGACATTTATCGGCGGGAGATCGAGGCGGAATCCTCCCTCCTCCGTTTTGCGGTATTTAAATCCTTCTTTCCGCAGTTGATCGCAGGGCCGATTGTGCGGGCGGTCGATTTTCTTCCTCAACTGAGGGAGCCTCTTCGCTTTAAGCCGGCAGACTTCCATCAGGGACTGTGGCTCTTGTTAGCGGGCATGGGGCTTAAAATTGGGGTTGCGGACGTGTTGGCGCAGTTTGCCAATGAGGCTTTTCGCTCTCCTGCCACCTTGTCCACCTCCGGCGCTTGGACAGGCCTTTATGCCTTCGGCTTTCAGCTGTATGCTGATTTTTGGGGTTATTCCACCATGGCCGTTGGGTTGGCGGCTTTATTCGGACTCACGTTGCCGCTGAACTTCGACACCCCGTATCTCTCGTCGAGCCTGCAAGAGTTTTGGCGACGATGGCATATCACCTTGTCGGTCTGGTTTCGCGATTATGTCTACATTCCTTTTGGGGGAAATCGTCGTCGCCGTGACTTCAACCTGCTGCTGACGATGGCTCTGGCCGGCCTGTGGCATGGGGCGGGCTGGCCCTTCCTTCTCTGGGGGGTGGCTCATGGCCTGTGGTTGATCGGCGAGCGTCGCTGGGGGCGCCCGGCGACGGTGCCGAGCGGTCCTGGGTGGCGATGGCTGAAGACACTGTTGGTTTTTCACGGCGTCTGCCTGCTCTGGGTGCTCTTCCGGTCACCGGACTTAACCGTCGCGAGAGCGTATTACAGTCGTTTGCTGCTGCCGCCCTTCACCTTCTCGTCGGTTCCATCGGTGTTGAGCGCGTGGCTCGTCGTGTTTGCTCTGGCTCAATGGCCCTTGGCCTGGACTTTGAAGGACCGCCGTTTTGTGGAGATGCGGCTTCGTTACCAATGGCCCCTGGCTTGGGCCTGCCTCTATTTCATTCTGGCGTACGCGGGTGCCCGGGTGGATTTTATCTATTTCACGTTTTGA
- a CDS encoding zf-TFIIB domain-containing protein — MKCPACKGPLREKSAGDMVVDICYGGCGGIWFDRREIDRVDARSANSLHTVWRDPNKEVMLTEPRICPRCPDQILARRFFTESKVVEIDQCPTCGGIWLDEGEFSRVHQEMKGAKTTPPGWAAAIALAASSARG; from the coding sequence ATGAAATGCCCAGCTTGCAAAGGTCCGCTTCGTGAAAAGAGTGCCGGAGACATGGTCGTCGACATCTGTTATGGGGGATGTGGAGGCATCTGGTTTGATCGCCGCGAGATTGATCGCGTTGACGCACGGTCCGCGAATTCTTTGCACACGGTTTGGCGCGACCCCAACAAGGAAGTCATGCTGACCGAGCCTCGGATCTGTCCGCGGTGCCCCGACCAAATCCTGGCCCGCCGCTTCTTCACCGAGTCCAAAGTGGTGGAGATCGATCAGTGTCCCACCTGCGGGGGAATCTGGCTCGATGAGGGGGAGTTTTCACGGGTTCACCAAGAGATGAAAGGGGCTAAGACGACGCCTCCGGGATGGGCGGCTGCCATTGCGCTCGCCGCTAGTAGCGCCCGCGGTTAG